AACTTTGAATCAATGCTTTCTTCCGATGACATTGAAACAAAAAAGATCGTGTTCGATTCACTCGTTGACACCGGTCTCCGAGGATTCCTAGAAGAATCCGAACCCATTCTACTTCCTGAAGTATTGGAGTTTTTCGCCAATGCTTCCATGCTCGAAGATCTCATCGTTTCCATCATAAACGATAACATTATCATTCAGATCTCAGAAGAGACAATTGCTGAAATGTTCAACCTGCCAACTGAAGGATTTTCGGATTTCCCACCTCGGGTAAATGGGACCCTTGATGAATATGCTGAACTGTTCTCCATGTCTGCCACCCCGGTTCAAAACAACGGCATCAAAGCCTATCTTGCCCCCCACATCCAAATACTCCATGACATTGTCACCAGATCCATTCCGTGTCAAGTTCCGAATCAAAACTACTCCAAAAAGACTTTTGATATAATGACTTACATCGTAAGCAACACTCCTATTAATTGGGCCTCGGTCATCTTTGAAAACCTAAAAACAATGGTTGAAACTAAGAAGAAGCTCGGCTACGCTCCCCAGCTGAGCCGAATCATTCGATCAACCGCCCCTGAACTTGGACCGGAATCACCGGTGAACCTGACCAATGTTCTCACCACGGAGTCGGTGGAAGACAAAATGGCTAGGATGGTTCTTAGGTTCTTTGACTAGGTTCTTTCCTAAAaggtttatttataaaatcgcTCATGTTGTTCCAACCGATCTTTCATcagttttaataatattatgttaatgTACTTCTTCTTTTATAAATCTTTGTCGGTCAAATTTTAAACCTATCCTCAAAATCTTACCGCTCAAAGTTACCGCCaataattttggagggaaactttGGCGCCTTTTCATTGATGTGACAGCTCACATCTTTCAATGCGTCGGTTCGCATTCTAAGACGCGCCCCCAAGCGGCCTATAAATACATAATCACAcatcaaattttcttttcacGCTTGTTGCTTTCTCTCTCTTGCAAACACTCTAAAAAACATCTAAGTTTTCGATCAAATTTCTAAGTTATAAAATTGGTCGCGACTCTGCTCTCTTCGTCCACATTATCCAAGTTGATTTCGAAGAAATTCGAAACAACGGTTCGGAGGAAGCTCGATACGTCTTAGGGCTAATCACTACTTCGGGTCTGGAACACTTCCTGAACGGACCGTTCGTTATCTACCAAAatgcggtgacggagttcttcaCAAAATCCACTTTCAATGATGAAACTATCTCTACAACGGTCGGGGGACAAACCTTTGAGATTACAAATGACTTACTTGCTGAAGTTTTCCAGTTACCGACAGAGGGCTGTGATTTCACCGAAGGTGGAGATGCAGATGAAATCCTAGCGGTTTGTCATGACATATCATGCATCGATGAACCGATAGTAGTTTCCGGCAGGAAAGGAGACCTAAAACCAGAGTACAGGCCGCTATGCGACATCATTTCAAAGTCAATTCaagcaaggggaggaaactttgATAGCCTCACCAACCTCAAGATTGAAATATTAACCGCAATCATCAAAGGAGAAAAGATCAACTGGGCCGAGGTGATCTTTTCCAACCTATGCGAGATGGTGGAGCCGAATTCTAACCGGTCTCAGGGATATGCCATCCCCCTAGGAAAACTACTCATTCATCTCAATGTTCAGACCGGTCCAGGGATCTTCCTCCCAGGCAGCAAGATAATCAAATTCATCCACTTCACGAAACCCAGCAAAACAAAAGTCTCGGTAGTTAGGCAGCCGAAGGCTCCGGCAAAGAAGACTCaacccaagaagaagaaagctcCGGTAGTAGAAGAAACCGGAAGAGAAAGAACAAGATCGGTTCCTCGGGCATCTGGCTCGATGAATGTTCAAGCCAATGTCTCAAACCCGACTGTCTCCACGGCTAGCATCTCTAGCCGTTCCAAGAATAACTTCGACCATCCGGTCAATACCTTTACATCCCCCGATCATGAAACCAAGGAAGATCGGTCAAACAATGCTGACATGGAAAGCAGCAAAGGGAAGGAGAAACTAGTTGATTATGCGGATGATGATGAAGACCATCCAGAGGTGAATGCTGAAAACGAAACCGGTCCGGCCGAACAATCGGAAACAGCAGAGGACGTACTAAAGGATTTGGGGGATACTTTTTTTCCCAAAGTCATAAGACAACTCACTATGAAGGTGCTTGAACGAAGCAACATCTTTTATGAATGGGCATCTATGAGAGCGGAAATCAAATTTGCCGATATGATCCCAAATTGCCCTGCCCATCTGAAGTGGGAAACACTAATGAAACTTGAGAATTCGGTATTTGAGTTGGCGAAGACAAGTCAAGTTGCGGTTTCTCTTAAGAGAGGACCGCTTGTGGAGTCTCACGCCAGGTTAATAGAGTTCACCAAGTCCATTCTTCGCATACAACAACAACCACAAGATGACATGACTATCATTGATCAGATGATTCTAAAGGCACTATAGAAATCAGCTCGGGAAATGGAAGAAACAATGACCCGGCTGGAATCAGAGACTGATCAGGAAAATGAAACTCCCCACCCCTCTCGGTCAAATCTTCGTGATGAAGAAAGATCGGAGCCTGACGCCGGCCAATCTTCAAGAAAGGAAGTCAGCGCCACCTCTCCACCAAAGTCCCCGGCTAGGACTTCTTCAAGTAAGTCCCCTGACCGACAACACAATGATATTGAGACGGATAATTTGGTGTCTAGTCAAAATGATCCTCCCCGCAACGATCCTCCCCGCAATGATCCTCCGGCAGAGTCTGCCATATCTAAAGAAATGATCAAGGCATGCTTCGAGGAATTCTTCCGAGACACCATTGCACCATGGAAGGCTAAGATGGAAGAATACACAGAATCATCGCACCGGATGATTGACTCTGTGAATCAACGGATTGAAACCATTGAAGAAGGAAATGCTCAAACCGACTCCTCTTTAAAAGCAGTTTCGGCACAGCTTGAAGAACTCATCGCGGCTAAGATGGCCGCCGACGAAGTAAGAATCAAGGAAAATGAAATAGCAGCCCTGAAGATTCaggaagaagagaatgaaaGACTAAGAATTTTGAAGGAAAGGGAACAATCGGATGCGGCAATGGCCCGACAGGTTCCTGAAGAAGAAAATGACGAGCCGACACAGAATGCAGTTCCATCCTCTACTTCGGCTATCCACACAACCCGAGCCAAGACAAAGAAGAGAAAACAAGCCGAAAGGGAAGCGGCCAAAAGAGCTCAATCGGTGATGGACGACTTTGCTGAACTGACGGGTGTATCACATGTTAACTTAGAACAATCGGACTCCGATGAAGATGAGGAAAATGTTCCTCCGCTGCAGAAACGAACGCGGGTTATTCTGATCAATGTAAAGCCTCTTCGCGCAGTTTCTCCAAGTTCCCTGCCTCAAAGATCTCCGGCCCATCAAGCACTTCTTTCAACACGGCGTGCACCGGCAACCGGTCGGTCAGGCAATCGAGCATCCTCTTCCAGGCCAGGCTACGATCCGTGCACTCCAGGGAGAGGGCTGATGTCTAACTAAATCCGGGAGATCATATACAGGGACGACAACGAGAATGATGAGAAGAGGGAATAAAATTCCACCTATCTTACTTATGTCTACTTTAATTTATTCTATGACTACTCTACtttataattatctatatataagtatttttggaaaaccGGTCTACTTCTCACTTCttgcatgattttgaatattttaaataaaataatcaaaagggagaaattggtAGATAaaatttttcacaaaatttttcaaagataaaacttgttttcaaaaatttttcacaaaatttttcaaagtctTTTCTAAAAACATTTATCAAAACAACAAACTCCTTAAACATTCACCGGACGCATggtttagaatattttaaataaaataatcaaaaagggagaaattgttagataaaaatgaccggttaaataaaaacttaaaaaaataaacttattgtgCAGAAACGGTCAATCGGTCAAGAATtacaaccggtcaagtaatcaaaccgacTAGAAGAAGCAAGTGACaaatccaaaaccggaagttgtccagttgaactgaacaaccggTCAACATGATAAGTAGGAATGAAGTACTCAATtcaaatccaaagaacaaatccaacgagaagactacttagagaaagaagtcaagaatattaaataaagaacaatCAACAAATTGGTGCAAGTAAACATTTTGGGcatatgcagaagatgacatcaaaggatcagactgtgacattgccatattggtacaagtctgatgatatagtgcaggctgcagaaaatcGCTTGAAGAAATAGTTACCATTCTGGTATAAGTCAAAGGATCAATATCCCAGGTGCAGGTAACTGTCAAACTGACAGTTtccataatcaagcaaagacaaaccgagtcggtctgctccatgccttggaaacCTAAAACGCATTTAATGCTATGTTGAACCTCTGAAgttatccgttgaagaaatgtgaccgttgacatatttcacctataaaaggagaaggtGAGGAAGCTAAAAAACAAGGAATTACAAGTGCAAACAAGTCTTTGAAAAACAAGTGAACAAGCGCTAAAGAGCAAGAAAAAGTTACAaagtgtttatctctctaagattcaaaGCTTGAGTGTGTTtgtgaagtgtattacaatttctgtgagaatagtaagagtgattatcgagcagtcaataagactcgatcgtgtattgtgtttgtgtattccttagtgaatatccttctcgtgatttgagaagaaggggtgacgtaggagtttttttttggggggggggaaacgacttagcgtcatttcattaaaaattcccaaaaacgggaaaaaaaccacgagtttaagagatcattctagacaggcctagaatgattttgaagtcgtaacattctgaataaaagctaaaaacgtaaatgaattatctgaacatccataaaaacccgTCTCGTGCTTTACTTTCTTCCGGTTCCATATTCTAACCGACTCTCCATattctaaccgactcacacTATTTCAACTGCCTCACTAATCCTCAACCGACATTCTCCAAATTGCACCTCTATTCATCATGTGTGTGTGTTGTTTCAACCTGAAATAAACCACTTCCGcatttgaactcggttcaagggtttgtgacagtttgtgttgTATTGAAATCGGTGTTAATTCCTAACCGAATTGGCGCCAACCATTGAGTGTTGTCAAAGAATCTCCTTTAGCCGGAACCCCGGTCCGccatcggcgatctagatcctaacatatatatatatatttatatatatatatatatatattattttaacgaaaactcttaaaattttaaataatttttgcattaaattaaatgtgtaaatttttatataacaaatattag
This region of Impatiens glandulifera unplaced genomic scaffold, dImpGla2.1, whole genome shotgun sequence genomic DNA includes:
- the LOC124917407 gene encoding uncharacterized protein LOC124917407 encodes the protein MEETMTRLESETDQENETPHPSRSNLRDEERSEPDAGQSSRKEVSATSPPKSPARTSSSKSPDRQHNDIETDNLVSSQNDPPRNDPPRNDPPAESAISKEMIKACFEEFFRDTIAPWKAKMEEYTESSHRMIDSVNQRIETIEEGNAQTDSSLKAVSAQLEELIAAKMAADEVRIKENEIAALKIQEEENERLRILKEREQSDAAMARQVPEEENDEPTQNAVPSSTSAIHTTRAKTKKRKQAEREAAKRAQSVMDDFAELTGVSHVNLEQSDSDEDEENVPPLQKRTRVILINVKPLRAVSPSSLPQRSPAHQALLSTRRAPATGRSGNRASSSRPGYDPCTPGRGLMSN